A window of Actinomadura viridis genomic DNA:
TCCCCATCATCACCGTCGACCGGCAGATCAACGCCAAGCCCTGCGGCGAGTACCTGACCTTCATCGGCTCGGACTTCTACGAGCAGGGCAAGCGCGCCGCCGACAAGATGATCGAGACGCTGGGCGGCAAGGGCAAGGTCGCGATCCTGCTCGGCGCGCCCGGCAACAACGTGACCACCGAGCGCACCAACGGCTTCAAGGACCGGATCAAGGAGAAGGCGCCCGGGATCGCGATCTCGTTCGAGCAGACCGGCGAGTTCACCCGCGAGAAGGGCCAGCAGGTCACCGAGCAGCTCATCCAGTCCAACCCCGACATCAACGGCGTCTACGCCGAGAACGACGAGATGGCGCTGGGCGCGGTGACGGCGCTCAAGGGCGCAGGCAAGAAGCCCGGCGACGTCAAGATCGTCTCAGTGGACGGCACCCGCGGCGCGGTGCGGGCCATCGTCGACGGGTGGCTCCAGGCGGTGATCGAGTCCAACCCGAGGTTCGGCCCGCTCGCCTTCTCCACCGCCCAGAAGTTCGCGGACGGCGGCGAGATCCCCGAGAAGATCATCATCACCGACCGCGAGTACACCACGGCCAACGCCAAGGACTCCCTGGGGCAGGCCTACTGATGGGCCCCATCGTTCCAGAGGCGGAGCCGGAGCCTGAGGCGGAGCCGGAGGCAGGGCCGGAACCGGAGTCAGGCCCGGTGCCGGAACC
This region includes:
- a CDS encoding ABC transporter substrate-binding protein encodes the protein MSTARMTRASRRPKAITALALASALAAGGCAKSEQDVTAPEATGTEGRQVAQSQPAGTSGSTCTLSEFGGTKFDLKTSMVGFSQSEKEANPFRIAETKSIKDEAARLGIRNLRVTNAQSQFSKQITDVQQLIAQGARLLVIAPLNSDGWGPVLQQAAAKKIPIITVDRQINAKPCGEYLTFIGSDFYEQGKRAADKMIETLGGKGKVAILLGAPGNNVTTERTNGFKDRIKEKAPGIAISFEQTGEFTREKGQQVTEQLIQSNPDINGVYAENDEMALGAVTALKGAGKKPGDVKIVSVDGTRGAVRAIVDGWLQAVIESNPRFGPLAFSTAQKFADGGEIPEKIIITDREYTTANAKDSLGQAY